In Thunnus thynnus chromosome 17, fThuThy2.1, whole genome shotgun sequence, the genomic window GCACGTTGTTCCCATTACACtttccaaccccccccccaaccagTCTGTCCCTGTCTCTGCAATCAGTCAGATAGCTCACACGAAACAGGCTTGTTTATGGACGTCTGCAGGTACAATTTACAGATAAATAACATGTTTAGCAGATCTAAATGCCTTCCTGAGTTTCTAACGAGGCCAATTTTCCGACTCAAGTGCCCAAAGTGAATTTCTGTGCTGgtattaaactttattgtacatgaaGACATATGAGTTGAACTGCGTTTACTGCTCACCAAGCCATGAAGGAAGAGgaaaatcatataaaacactGATACAGGGTAAAAGAAATTGGCAGTTATAAAATCAGGAGTAAACATGTTAACCACACCAAGAAAAGCTGTGAATTAGACATCAGATGGCTGAAATGCAGCATCagcaagacagacagatggaaaagaaagaaaagctaGTTAAAGATTTCAGGATGgaaattttaaatgattttcattCAGCTCGGAAAACACCACATTATGTGTAATAGTTATGTTTAtgtatcaaaatgaaaacaaaagtgtaAGTTCATGCTCTAAGATTACTGTTAGATCTAACACTACTAACTATACTCACTATAACTTAAAGTCAtcaatcagttttatttaattacacccttttgttgcatttttcagCTGGGTATCTCATTTTTGGATGAAACTCTTGATGTTACCCAGCAAGTTAAGTACTAATGTTCAACTGAGATCGCACAAAGAAGTTTCTGatattgtttgattttatcCAAACTTGGTATTGATGCCAACAGTGGTTGTTTGTCACCCTTGCTAATGTTTATCTGCCTCTCACCGTCTGGTGCCCCACAGGCCCTAATCGCTCCCTTAAGCTAAACGTTACTGAGGGATCAGAAGTGGTCAGGCAACAGCTAAAATCtatccaacccccccccccccccctcctctttaTGAACGGTCACTCTCCTAAATTTATAAATCCTGCTGTCATCCTGCTGTCCATGAATTCATCATATCCTCCTTCCCTTCCTATTTTCTAAACCTTCCTTGAGATTAATGACTTTGAATGACGGCCACCCCTCCTGTACATTTTTCTTGGAAGAGTTGAAAAAGTGGGATTAGTTGAAGATTTAGGGAAGGTAATCTGAGCCTGAGCCAGTACCCAGCAAGAGTGGCACCATCACCTCGCTCAAATGGTTATATCACAGGTCCAGATTGACCTCAACTAGTAACTCCAGCAGCCTGACACATTAATCCAACACTGGCTGCGACCTGGTGAGGTCACGTGTTTGGAGCTTAAGGTGCTCACTTTGCCCTGGAAGTCATTTCTTCAGCAGACAGGAAGAATTTGCTTATAGTgtatccagaaaaaaaaaaagatacacagGGCCTCTGGAGGGGGCTGGAAACCTTTTTTCTATGGAGAAGTAGATTTATGGTATTTATTTTGTGTACAAAGATATCGATAGACCTGTCAGCTCTGTGCGGGGGAACACATGCAGACAGGGGCTCATGTCATGTCACTGCACATCATGTCACGTTATCTCACGTCACGTCATGTCACGTCACGTCACACACATTGTTACATACGGTctataaaatgagaaaaagcaCAATTTTTCAGAGTTCAAGGTGATATCTTCAAATAGCATTTTCTGTGCAACCAGCagtcaaaaaaaatgtatcaaaatgaaaattaatcatATGAGTCAGACttagaaaatacataaaagacTCTTCAAAGTTCCTTGTGAAGTCAGGTTTTATATGCAAGTTGAGTTCCTGAACAAATTCTTGAGAACTTGCTGACTCCtcagacaacagagagagagaaaaaaacgtTCCCAGCATCAGTCAATCCAGAGTTTTAGTTGCCTGACACATTTATGTGTGCCTTAATGCTCCTGCTCTAGTCTTAAGTCTAGTTTGTAACTCTCCTTTATTTCTTGTCTCTGTCTTTAGCTGGCCTGAAGtgaactgaatgaaaacagagaagCCCCCTGCCTGGAAACCACCGAAGAACTAAGTGGATTGAAGTCGGCAGAGAGCAAGTGAGGGAGTCcgagagggaggaaaaacagaagggaTTAGCAGCTAATCCAGTGCACGGACAATCCCAGAGGAGTTTTATCTTTCTTCCAAGACGATGCAGACAAAACAGTCGCTGGATTACGACACTTTACTTGATTGCCGTTTTCTAGGCAGTGTCAGCTCCCTTTTCCCTTCACTCTGATTGTTTTCATTGCCTCTCAAAGGTCTACTGTCTTGGGTGAAGAAGGACCAGGGATCAGAGGACAAAGCGTTGGGGCGACAGGCCTGGAGACAGGATGTCCCATGGCCAGTGTGGTGCCACACATGGATAAACCTCTTTAGTGGGAGACGGTGCATAGCGGTGGACCCCCCTGCTCTCTCTGCTTGGACTTTGAGGAAGACAGGACAGGACTTATCGGATGAGACACACAAGATCCTCAGAAACTGAGATCTATTGAACACACGCACAAAGGACCCACTGCTAGTAAGCAACAGACTGGAGATACTGCAGATTTTCCAATTAATGTTTCCTCATGCATGTGTTTCATCAGTGAATGTAGGTGGTGTGGCTTCAGAAAGTAAGGTTAAAGACAGAGAACACCTCAGATTAAAAAACTGAAGCACTAATACATGTAGGGCAACTTGAAACCTAAATAACAGTCAGAGGGGAACCACAGTCTCTTGGAAATTGGCCCATAAAGTGACTCAATCCAATTATTTCCTTAACAGAGTTATTTATATACTTCAGTAAGTGTGCTGCTCCAATATACAGTCCagtctcattttgtctttaatattCTATCTGCTACATGAAGGTGTTAATTACTAGGTTGGAGCCAAAGGcaaattaaaattgttttggttttacaagaCTTCTGTAATTAGTGTGTAGATGGGAGGTAGGGTAGTAAACTGCCTACAAACTGAGGTGACTGACATACTAAAGACTGGGGTGACCAAGTAATACAGCCAAAAAACATAGTTTGTTACCTTTTTAAAGAAGGGCTGTATTGAGTGttaaacatatgaaaaatcAAATTGTTAGAAGTTATGTGAAGCTGGTTAATTTAAGGGTTTGCAATGAGAAAGGTGCCTATAGGCAACAAAATGAAAGTCAACAATTCCTGATGAGTAACTTATGGATCTGCCATCAGAATAGAGCATGTTATAATAGAGCATAGTCTTGTTAGTGTCACAAGCAAAACATAAATTGAGAATTACATTGAGATAGTCCTCCCAAAGATACCGAACTTAGTGAATACAGTGTGAACATCAGTTTGTTTCATTGCTTTTTTCACACAAACCAGCTGATGTGAAATCACGccttttgatgtttttacagttGCGGCTGGATTTTGTATTCCTACACTGTTATTCACTGAACCAAATCTGAACAAGTGCCCACTCATTCCCAAACTCTCTGACCACATAAGCTGCAGTAACCAGAAAAACTGACTTGTGACCTTGTAATTCATCGTCTTTGTTATTCTGTCTTGAttgaaagctgctgctgtgctgaaaAGGCTTTCGGGGAGCGTTCGGTCGTTTTAGACAGACGTGCAGGAATAGCTGTGCatgagagggggagagaggaggaggaggaggaggaggaggaaagggatGTAGACAGGGACTTGACTGACTCTCCTTCCATACTGTCATCTTTTAGTGTAGTTCCAAAAGGGAAACCGTGGGCCGACAGTGGATGAATAGTTGGCTCTGGCCGTGTGGAGAATGGATTATACACACATTCTCTGCAGACTGAACAaccacatgtttgtgttttctgtcattacTGTCCAggcatttaatttttttttctctctctggttttaCAGTGGACCCTGAACTGGAAATCAATCTTGACTGACTTGTAATCAGAGTTCAGACACttgctttcaaattaaaaggGAAATTACAGAACTTTTTGGCCACCATGAGTCTGGGAAAACTGCCAGGGATTAAAGGCCTTGTGCCTGGCTCTCAAGGGAAACGTCGTTTCAAGAGCGACCTCTCTGTGGATATGATCAGCCCACCACTTGGAGACTTCCGACATACTATGCATGTTGGCCGTGGCGGAGACGTGTTTGGTGACACTTCCTTCCTTAGCAACTATGGCGGCACCAGAGAGCCAGGAAGCCCGGACTCGGCAAACAGCTCCAAGTCAACCGGGTTTTTCTCACGCAACTTTCGGCATGTACGGAAGAACTCTGGGCCGTGGCCGAGAGGGGGCTCCCGTGACTTGACATCCCCGCCGCCAGACATCTCACCCATCATCAAGAACGCCATCTCCCTGCCCCAGCTGAACATTGACTCCCCCAATGGGTGCCTACAGAGGATGATGTTCCCCAGCTCTGTTAGCTCAGCAGATGACTCCCTCTGTACATATGGTGAGATAATATAGATAATCACTTTTATCCCTGAATGGGACTGGGATTTTGTAAAGCATCTTAGCAGCATGATCATTAGTGTTAAAAGTGAGTAGAGTAAATGTGGTCTGACGGGAGAGTGAAACTGGTGAAACTaatgaggaaaatgaaacaaagcagGATTCCACTCAAACATAATGGTTTTTTAAATAGATAATATGTTAACAGTTTGCTCAAGTGGTCCTCAAGTTGTTTTGCATGATGGCCTAGATTTCACCTCACTTTTTCAAATGACTGAATCACACAATATactgaaattgagaaaacaTAAGCATCAGCAAAACAATTCAAACAACTGTTTTCTGGATGTTCATAtcaaataaattacataaatgataaaaaaaaatctgatgagATTTCATAACAATCATATTCATAATTTAGTGGTTCAAAACATCTCtaatataaaatcaaatggAGTCTGATTTGAAAGATCCTGAAAGAGGAATACAGTTAGAATATTATTTTTCCAGGTTTAGGTTACAGTAAACTCTCAAGCAATATACACAAAAATAGGCAAAAATGTCCAACCCAAACAGAATGATCAGTGACCTACTTATGACCTGCAGTCCACTACCACTAGTCACCAtgaattagaaaaaaatcttGTGTTGAACGGTGATATATCACTACAGTTGCTGTTCTCACTATTCACTCTTCAGCAGTCCGAACAGCATAAAGAACTGCTTAGCTGAGTCGGTGCAAACAGGACTATAAATGTCAgcgaacacacacagagtctgagGTTGTCCTCCTTTCACCATCGTTCCCACATTCCTCCAAGACAACCAGCAAACAGGCGAGCTTCTTCTGAGTCATCTGGAATCACCTAGGCAACACCTGTACACAACAAGGtctttaaacacaaaaaaacacagctggttTGTTAGAAAGAAAGATACTTAGTTggcatttcctgtcatctctgtgTACGTGTGTGAGTGCCTGAATGCACACATCATTCAGTATATCTgccaaccaatcagagcttATCAGGCAGCAGTGTGCAGAGTCTGGACTGGAAATTCCCTTTCCCTCTCCAGATTTGTTACCCAGCTCATAAGGAATTTTCCCAAACTGAATGATGTGGTTCAGGCATACAGTATCAGTGAAATGAGGGATGAcgggagctttttttttatcagtgggGTTTCATTTTAATCCATCTTTTCACATTCTCCCAGGTCTTTAcatgattttcttttacaacTTCTGCTAAGACCCACTGTTGTACAGATTTCAGTctggaaaataaagaaaatctgatcaatagtgaaaaattaataagaaatatataataaaatattataagtAAATATATAATACTGTAAAGGAAATAAGTAAGTAATCCAAAACTATGGTTAACtaaatgcttttgttttttttagtaaagCGAAGTAAAGAGCTTTTCTCACAATGTGCTGTAAAGGTGTTTTTTTAACCTGATATTAAACCCTTTTAACGACTTAATGTCCCTCACTCTTCACCAAACTCCCatcatgaaaaaacacagcaattcaCTCACTTCACATTCACATCTCTATCTATTGTTCTCATCCCTTTTAGTGGCAGAGTGCTGCACttacatctcctcctcctcctgtctgaCAGTTGTAGCATAAAGTGTCCAGGAGACAGAAGCAGCTTGTAGAGAAGCTGCAGTATGTGGAGATGGTGGGATGACACTgtgaaaaacatctaaaatgaCTATTGGGTTGTTACATACTGCCGCCCTGTGGTGAAGGAACTGAACTGCTGAGCTGTTGGACTAACAGCCCAATTTAACAGCTCACGCCTCTTAGCCTTTCATTCAGTttaattcatcatcatttaaatgCACTCTGGTTAAGAGTGATATAATTCACTATTTGttcaaataatagttttttCATTTCGTGGTGGATTTACCATCACGAGTTAGCAGAGGATTGTACTCTAGTGtctttaaattgtaaatataacattaattaaatattcCTGGTAACATATTTGCTGTAAACTGTAATGTTCAAGTGTTCAGTGACTAATTTCTccttctgtgtgtctgcaggtctgCAGTCTGGATTTGTCACTCTGCCCCGCCACTCTCGCCTTGATAGACAGTTTCAAGATGGAGATGTCGGCACCACACTGACACGCTCAGACTCCTTCACCTCGTTCACTGTAGACCTCGGCCCTTCACTTATGACTGAGGTACTGAGCTTGATTGACAACCCCAGCTGCCTTCAGATGTCCAATCACAGCCAGGCAGCAGGTGaggaacaggaagaagaaggtgagaaagaagaagatgacaACTCTCTAACATCGACACCTGTGCAGAGCCCTGGAGTGACTTCACCCAACCCTTCCATGGGCAGCGGGTCGCTCTGCATGAACATTAACAACAGGAGGAACTCTGGTAGCTCTGACTGGACAgagcaagaggaagagaggtCGTCTCTGAGGACACCAGATGCGTCCATTGGGTCTCCTCAGAGAGTGGAACTTGTAATGGAGGCAGAAAGGTTTCAGAGGGCAGCTGATGTGTTGTCTCGTCATTATGGTGGCGGGTCCTTCACAAGGATGCGCAACAACACCCCATCTCCTGCTTTTTCCTGCACCCGCAAAACACCGTACGCCTTCtctgaagaggaggaagagatcaAAGTCTAGATGTTGAAACTCTTTCTGGAACAGAGCAGAAATGTTATTGGTCTAATAAAATCATAGAAACTGTTCAGTGACCTGAGTTCTGGGTTCATTGCAAGTCAGAAAGGATGAGAAGTTTGTGATTTTCGATGGTTCCTCCACAGAAAGATTCTTCTAATTCTCACATGCATCTACATGGGGGCATCATTGAGCAACTACCAAATCCTGGTCTggatgaatgtacagtatgatgTTGAACTTGGAcctgcttctctctctgcactACATTGTTGCCATGGTTTTATACAGATTATTTATAACAAAACTATTCTATTATATAGTATAAGTCACTGAATGAATCTAAATCCAATGAACTGTTGAACTGACTGTAAAATGCTCATCTTTTATTTCAGTATATAGACACTTAACACTCTATATAATCATGATGttcaacaacaaaatgttatttacataaataaagatgtttagGTTTGAAGGTCTGAGGTGTCAACTGAACTGGAAATTTGAGGAACAGCATTTGGACTATATGTTCATGTTACAtactttgtaaataaattaactgttattaggaaataaaataaatactaaGACAGTCGTACTATTGTGATATTCATTTGAGGTTGTTGTGATGACTGAAGCTGTTACATGTTGCATGTATATAGCATTGTGtatttaacattaaaagttattttctaAGAATACAAGGCTGATTTATAAAAGACTGATTGACAACAGACAGAAATCTCTGCTTACATGTTTTGCTGTAACAATGTAAACCCACATCCTATGATAGTCTATTATATAACCACTGGTGTGTATGTGGATATCTCCTCTTGTTTCTCCTGATCATGATTAAATCAGTAATATTTACTACTCAGCACAGTAATATACCAGGATTTGGTATTCAAATGCTGTAAATCATTATAGGTCAGTCCACAGCTGTTCAGTTGCCTAAACAAACAGTCTGGTCATAGTTAGACATTTCAATCCAAACTTTGGACCCTGAATTATGTTATTATGTCTTGCATCCCTGAAATAAAGCATAAGAAGCCTTGTTCCTACAAACATATGCaacatatacaatacaataaaatattgtatatgAGATATCTGAGTATCGGATGCATCTATTCtcaaccaaacaaccaaacaagCCCTGCATTGGACTTTATGGCCGGACTTTAGATCGGCAACAGGGATTTACAACAGTTGTCACTGTAGTAATATTCATGAAACTTCATTACAAGAAGGTTTTAGCAATCTCATCTAAGAATGCCTCATCCCACAAAACCAAACCGTTATTAACTCCATTAACTGTGATTATTAATTCTTATCTTTCTGTTCGGCAAAACCCAAACTCcacagagaagacagaaggTAGGACAATACACTGTACTTTTGATACACttgtataaaaaaacataaagaagaaAACACTCCCAGACTCAGCAGaagacagacatacagtatgtgaatcACTTGAGTAAAGGAACCAGTGCTTCAAACTGGGATTTATTACAGTAATTATTAAACTTGTTGAGACACAACATtgatataatacaatataatataatacaccTTATAAAGCTGTTATGGCAAACAATTTACAGTTTAGTCAATATTCCCTGTCAAGTAACGCTTTCTGATAAGACACAATTTATAAGGTGTTTATAAACTGTAATTAATTGCtttaattacagtttattgGTTAATAGTGCTTAttggttaataaataatttacttgATATATAGATCAGTTAATAAGAGTGGGTTGCCAGGCTGTGGGAAATCCTCCTTCAGCATAGTTTCACAGATCTATAATATGGTGCAAAGAAATGTGAACTTGAATTATGAAATGTGATTTAtgatctatttatttattgttttgcacATATTCAGTGTAATTTGTGTTTGCTACTGTGTTTGgttaatgtttaatttagtgCTGTAAGtattgttttcctctgaagtcaCAGGGTTTTGGGGAACTCATGAGTCGGAGCTGTTCTAGTTTCACTTTCATTTGTCATCACTGATTCAGAGGAAATGGGGATGGTGGACTTCACTGCTCCTTATACCCATCACTTTACATCAGATCTGTGAAAAGGAGGAGGGACTGTTTGTGAAGGCCACACCTagtactgatttttttttattgtgatctTGATAATAGGAAGTATTTCTGACAAGACGGACAGTCACATCTGTACAGAGCAGGCAGAGCTATGAGAACACAAAACAAAGGtgagttttctttatttatattatttatcagCTGAGAAACATACAATTGCTGTGAAACATATATTGGTTGGCAAAGCAAGCAGACCCATTTGGCAGGAAATTTTGCATTTagacaggaaaaaaaggaaaatgctgTGTCAcactttttccacattttaacCTTTGCAACCTTTCACCTGCAGGGAAATATTCAGGATGTTCATCAAAATGAGTTATCTGTTAGACATAGTGCTTGTCTTTATGTAATGATTTGTCCAGTCAGCTTGAAAGGTGATTCACAACTGcagtaatattttattttagtattcGTTTGTGACTTTGTCCTGTTACTCTCATCTAAAGCATGAGGAACAGATAAAATGGAGGcagaagacaaagacaacacagcagctggaggagagcCTGAAGTCAAGTCTGTAACTTCTGTGGCAAATGACAAAGGTAATTTAAAGGtttgaaaataaagtttaataaacCTCAAGCAGCTAGATAATCAAACATATGTTTTTGATGCTCATCATGtgtattctgtttttcttacatTAGCCTGCACTGCAGTTGAGGAGTTAGAGGAGAGTGCAGCTGTAACCAAGGTAAAGGAAAGATCTCTTCATCTCCATTATTGTCTTCAACATACAGCTGCATTCATTTTCTAACAGTATCCTGTTTTTCTGAAGTTAATCAGGTTATAATTTGACAGAAGTGGATCCTAAGTTCCT contains:
- the cdc42ep1b gene encoding cdc42 effector protein 1b → MSLGKLPGIKGLVPGSQGKRRFKSDLSVDMISPPLGDFRHTMHVGRGGDVFGDTSFLSNYGGTREPGSPDSANSSKSTGFFSRNFRHVRKNSGPWPRGGSRDLTSPPPDISPIIKNAISLPQLNIDSPNGCLQRMMFPSSVSSADDSLCTYGLQSGFVTLPRHSRLDRQFQDGDVGTTLTRSDSFTSFTVDLGPSLMTEVLSLIDNPSCLQMSNHSQAAGEEQEEEGEKEEDDNSLTSTPVQSPGVTSPNPSMGSGSLCMNINNRRNSGSSDWTEQEEERSSLRTPDASIGSPQRVELVMEAERFQRAADVLSRHYGGGSFTRMRNNTPSPAFSCTRKTPYAFSEEEEEIKV